In the Rhodospirillaceae bacterium genome, one interval contains:
- the dnaA gene encoding chromosomal replication initiator protein DnaA, which translates to MTDGLIQETWLRVCDNLRAEVGETSYKSWLKPMAVREVRDGKVRISVPTRFMRDWVMAHYAERLENLWCGEMPEVNSVDVFVQPERTTGSPTSKKVEAAPKPAPEEKSNNKRYDSYRNEISAPLDPRFTFDQFVVGKPNEFAHAAAQRVAEATRLQFNPLFLYGGVGLGKTHLMHAIAWHIRKADPSRTVMYLSAEKFMYRFIRALREQNTVDFKEQFRSVDVLMIDDVQFISGKESTQEEFFHTFNALVDQGRQIVISADKSPSEMEGMEERLKSRLNCGLVADIHATTYELRLGILLSKSEQAGIEVPRKVTEFLAHKITANVRELEGALNRVIAHAQLVGREITLETAQEVLHDLLRANDRRVTIEEIQKRVASHFNIRMSDMHSARRARSVARPRQVAMYLAKQLTSRSLPEIGRKFGGRDHTTVMHAVRKVDELRESDAGFAEDVELLRRMLEG; encoded by the coding sequence ATGACCGACGGTCTTATTCAGGAAACTTGGCTAAGGGTTTGTGACAATCTCCGCGCGGAAGTTGGGGAAACGTCGTATAAAAGCTGGTTGAAGCCGATGGCTGTGCGCGAAGTGCGCGATGGCAAAGTTCGGATTTCTGTGCCAACCCGATTCATGCGGGATTGGGTTATGGCGCATTATGCGGAACGTTTGGAAAATCTATGGTGCGGTGAAATGCCTGAGGTGAATTCGGTTGATGTGTTTGTGCAACCGGAACGTACGACGGGTTCTCCCACTTCAAAAAAGGTTGAGGCAGCACCAAAACCAGCCCCGGAAGAAAAGTCCAATAACAAGCGCTACGATTCCTACCGCAATGAAATTAGTGCGCCGCTGGATCCGAGGTTTACGTTCGATCAATTTGTTGTTGGTAAGCCGAACGAATTTGCCCATGCCGCTGCCCAGCGCGTAGCGGAGGCAACACGGCTTCAATTTAATCCTTTATTTCTGTATGGCGGTGTCGGCCTGGGCAAAACTCATTTGATGCACGCCATCGCTTGGCATATCCGCAAAGCGGACCCATCGCGTACAGTGATGTATCTATCGGCGGAAAAATTTATGTACCGGTTTATCCGGGCGTTGCGCGAACAAAATACCGTGGACTTCAAAGAGCAGTTCCGCTCTGTCGACGTGTTAATGATTGACGATGTTCAGTTTATCAGTGGCAAAGAATCAACCCAGGAAGAATTCTTCCACACCTTTAACGCCCTGGTTGATCAAGGACGCCAAATTGTAATTTCTGCCGACAAGTCGCCGTCCGAGATGGAGGGTATGGAAGAACGCCTGAAATCGCGTTTGAACTGTGGCTTGGTTGCGGACATTCACGCGACGACTTATGAACTCCGGCTCGGCATCTTGTTGTCTAAGTCTGAGCAAGCCGGGATTGAGGTGCCGCGAAAAGTGACCGAATTCCTCGCCCATAAAATTACCGCCAATGTGCGCGAGCTTGAAGGTGCCCTCAACCGGGTCATCGCGCATGCGCAGCTGGTAGGTCGAGAAATCACCTTGGAGACGGCCCAAGAGGTCCTGCATGATTTATTGCGTGCGAACGACCGCCGGGTGACCATCGAAGAAATTCAGAAACGGGTGGCGTCGCATTTCAATATTCGGATGTCCGACATGCATTCCGCGCGTCGAGCACGGTCGGTCGCGCGACCGAGACAGGTCGCCATGTATCTGGCGAAGCAACTGACGTCGCGGTCATTGCCGGAAATCGGACGCAAGTTTGGCGGTCGTGATCATACAACTGTCATGCACGCGGTTCGCAAGGTCGATGAGCTCCGCGAATCGGATGCTGGGTTCGCCGAAGATGTGGAGCTTTTAAGGCGGATGTTGGAGGGTTGA
- the coaBC gene encoding bifunctional phosphopantothenoylcysteine decarboxylase/phosphopantothenate--cysteine ligase CoaBC yields the protein MELPLLSGKRILFIVSGGIAAYKCLEVIRRLRERGIAVRCILTKGGSQFVTPLSLAAISGDRVFDDLFSLNDENEIGHIRLSREADLVVVAPASADILAKMAHGLADDLATTALLATDKPVLVAPAMNPRMWEHPATRANVATLEARGIIRIGPGFGEMAESNEAGEGRLADPPDIVTAIVSYLEGTPKGQGRLAGLSALVTSGPTFEPIDPVRYIANRSSGKQGHAIARALSNLGADTSLVTGPTQLPDPMGVRVTHIETARQMLEACEAALPVDVAVCAAAVGDWRVGEAAKNKIKKDGKNTTPTLDLTENPDILASLGQSKQRPRLLIGFAAETEQVVENAIAKRTKKKCDWILANDVSPATGTFGGDDNTLHLVTSEGVEDWPRLGKQAAADKLAGHIADAMEKLA from the coding sequence ATGGAACTCCCTTTGTTAAGTGGAAAACGAATTTTATTTATCGTTTCGGGCGGCATCGCGGCCTATAAGTGTCTGGAGGTTATCCGGCGCTTACGTGAACGCGGCATTGCCGTGCGCTGCATCCTGACCAAGGGTGGCAGCCAGTTCGTAACGCCTTTGTCCCTCGCCGCGATCAGTGGCGATAGAGTTTTCGATGATCTGTTCTCTTTAAACGACGAAAACGAAATCGGCCATATCCGCTTGTCTCGGGAAGCCGATCTGGTTGTTGTCGCCCCCGCAAGTGCGGATATTTTAGCAAAGATGGCCCATGGTCTGGCTGATGACCTAGCAACCACCGCATTATTGGCGACCGATAAGCCGGTCCTTGTGGCCCCCGCCATGAACCCCCGCATGTGGGAGCATCCGGCGACGCGGGCCAATGTGGCGACCCTGGAAGCGCGTGGCATCATTCGCATCGGCCCCGGCTTCGGCGAAATGGCCGAAAGCAACGAAGCCGGTGAAGGCCGATTGGCGGACCCGCCTGATATTGTCACGGCGATTGTTTCTTATTTGGAAGGAACTCCCAAGGGTCAAGGCCGCTTGGCCGGCCTAAGTGCCCTGGTTACCAGCGGCCCAACGTTCGAGCCTATTGATCCCGTCCGCTACATCGCCAACCGGTCTTCCGGCAAACAAGGCCATGCGATTGCGCGAGCGCTGTCAAATTTGGGTGCGGATACATCGCTGGTGACAGGGCCGACCCAACTGCCTGATCCCATGGGCGTACGCGTAACTCACATTGAAACCGCACGCCAAATGTTGGAAGCGTGTGAGGCAGCCTTGCCCGTGGATGTGGCCGTATGTGCTGCTGCAGTAGGTGACTGGCGGGTTGGTGAGGCGGCAAAAAACAAAATTAAAAAAGACGGCAAGAACACGACGCCGACCCTGGATTTGACTGAAAATCCAGATATTTTGGCAAGCCTCGGGCAATCAAAACAGCGCCCTCGGCTGCTTATTGGATTTGCCGCTGAAACTGAACAAGTCGTCGAGAACGCCATCGCCAAGCGCACAAAGAAAAAATGTGATTGGATTCTGGCCAACGACGTATCGCCAGCGACAGGGACCTTTGGCGGAGACGATAACACGCTGCATTTGGTCACAAGCGAGGGCGTCGAGGATTGGCCCCGCCTCGGCAAACAGGCCGCCGCAGATAAACTGGCCGGGCATATTGCAGATGCAATGGAAAAGTTGGCATGA
- a CDS encoding enoyl-CoA hydratase, whose translation MAYKNIILKKEGTGVGLIQLNRPEALNALNAALIEELSQALDDLEADKDIGAIVITGNEKAFAAGADIKEMQSNSFMDVYQADFITRDWERIDQCRKPVIAAVAGYALGGGAEIAMMCDMIIAADTAKFGQPEISIGTLPGAGGTQRLTRAVGKSKAMEMCLTGRLMEAEEAERSGLVARIVPADKLLDDALSVAEKISNMSRPMAMMTKEAVKRAFETSLAEGIKFERRMFHASFATEDQKEGMAAFIEKRSPKFSGK comes from the coding sequence ATGGCATATAAAAATATCATCCTGAAAAAAGAAGGAACCGGTGTAGGGCTCATCCAGCTAAACCGTCCTGAAGCTTTGAACGCGTTAAACGCTGCTTTAATTGAAGAGTTAAGCCAGGCGTTAGATGACCTGGAAGCTGACAAAGATATCGGCGCAATTGTAATAACCGGCAATGAAAAAGCGTTTGCCGCTGGGGCAGATATTAAAGAAATGCAATCCAATTCGTTCATGGATGTCTATCAGGCTGACTTTATCACCAGGGACTGGGAACGGATCGATCAATGCCGCAAGCCGGTGATCGCGGCGGTGGCGGGCTATGCCCTTGGGGGCGGTGCCGAAATCGCCATGATGTGCGATATGATCATTGCTGCTGACACGGCTAAATTTGGTCAGCCGGAAATTTCCATTGGCACCTTGCCGGGGGCTGGTGGCACTCAACGACTCACCCGGGCTGTGGGGAAATCCAAGGCTATGGAAATGTGTCTGACGGGCCGTTTGATGGAGGCAGAAGAAGCCGAACGCTCGGGTTTGGTTGCCAGAATAGTACCTGCTGACAAACTGCTGGATGATGCATTGTCGGTGGCCGAAAAAATCTCAAACATGTCCCGTCCTATGGCCATGATGACGAAAGAAGCTGTGAAGCGGGCGTTCGAAACATCGCTGGCTGAGGGAATTAAATTTGAGCGCAGAATGTTCCATGCATCGTTCGCCACCGAAGATCAAAAGGAAGGAATGGCAGCCTTCATTGAGAAGCGGTCGCCCAAGTTCTCCGGCAAGTAG
- the dut gene encoding dUTP diphosphatase — protein MTATPLKVPLQRMPHGNDLDLPSYATALSAGMDLIAAVDDPISLEPGARAVIPSGIAIALPQGFEAQVRPRSGLAAKHGVTVLNSPGTIDADYRGEIGVILVNFGNETFHVDRGMRIAQMVVAAIETVAWSETKTLPASVRGDGGFGSTG, from the coding sequence ATGACGGCGACCCCTCTAAAAGTGCCACTGCAGCGCATGCCGCATGGGAATGATTTAGACCTTCCAAGCTATGCCACCGCCTTAAGTGCGGGCATGGATTTGATTGCCGCTGTGGACGATCCGATTTCGTTGGAGCCCGGCGCGCGCGCGGTGATTCCATCTGGTATCGCCATCGCCCTACCACAAGGATTCGAGGCGCAAGTCCGGCCCCGGTCCGGATTGGCAGCAAAACATGGGGTTACTGTTCTAAACAGTCCCGGCACAATTGACGCCGATTACAGGGGTGAAATTGGCGTTATATTGGTGAACTTCGGTAACGAGACGTTCCACGTTGACCGCGGCATGCGGATCGCGCAAATGGTCGTTGCCGCTATCGAAACCGTGGCTTGGTCCGAAACAAAAACTTTGCCTGCCTCAGTACGAGGCGATGGCGGCTTCGGGTCAACTGGATAA
- the recF gene encoding DNA replication/repair protein RecF has protein sequence MARNSSAIEVSVARVTLTDFRCYAFERLECGPEPVVLSGLNGAGKTNLLEALSFLVPGRGLRRARLGEVGRAEDGATHKPWAVAASIETPAGSVNLGTGLDNTKPNEGRERRAVHVNGETVKSQAVLGEYLNALWLTPQMDRLFIEGPSARRRFLDRLVFGYDPAHAGRVAAYEKAMRERSRLLRDKGTGADAAWLTALEETMVERGIAVIAARQLMAARLDKICAARTGVFPASEIVVTGGLETWLEEMPALAVETRYREALATSRPSDAEAGGIAMGPHKSDMDVRHLGNGQRAALCSTGEQKALLIALILANAELQAEERGSQPLLLLDEVAAHLDDKRRQALFDEILGLGAQAWMTGTDRSLFEPLEGRAQFFEVKDAALRRVS, from the coding sequence ATGGCGAGGAATTCGTCTGCCATTGAGGTTTCGGTCGCTCGAGTCACTTTAACCGACTTTCGGTGCTACGCTTTCGAACGGCTTGAATGTGGGCCTGAGCCTGTTGTGCTGTCAGGCCTAAACGGTGCTGGGAAAACTAATTTACTGGAAGCGCTGTCATTTTTGGTTCCGGGACGAGGTCTCCGTCGTGCCCGATTGGGCGAAGTCGGCCGTGCTGAAGACGGTGCCACCCATAAGCCGTGGGCGGTTGCCGCCTCGATCGAGACCCCGGCGGGATCGGTTAATCTTGGCACCGGCTTGGACAATACAAAACCGAATGAAGGCCGGGAACGCCGGGCAGTCCACGTAAACGGCGAAACTGTTAAAAGCCAAGCCGTGCTGGGCGAATATTTAAATGCCCTTTGGCTGACCCCGCAAATGGATCGTTTGTTTATTGAAGGGCCCTCTGCGCGCCGCCGGTTTTTAGACCGCTTGGTCTTTGGTTACGATCCCGCCCACGCGGGCCGGGTCGCGGCCTACGAAAAAGCAATGCGCGAACGTTCAAGATTATTGCGCGATAAGGGTACGGGTGCAGATGCCGCGTGGTTGACGGCACTAGAAGAAACCATGGTTGAAAGAGGGATCGCCGTCATCGCAGCCCGCCAACTGATGGCAGCCCGGCTCGATAAAATTTGTGCCGCACGGACCGGCGTCTTCCCCGCATCAGAAATAGTGGTGACTGGCGGGCTGGAAACGTGGCTCGAAGAGATGCCAGCATTGGCAGTGGAAACCCGCTATCGAGAAGCATTGGCGACGTCGCGACCTTCGGATGCAGAGGCTGGCGGAATAGCAATGGGTCCACACAAAAGCGATATGGACGTGCGCCATTTGGGCAATGGCCAGCGCGCGGCTTTGTGTTCAACCGGCGAGCAAAAAGCGCTGTTAATTGCTTTAATTTTGGCCAATGCGGAACTGCAAGCGGAAGAGCGAGGATCTCAGCCATTGTTGTTGCTCGATGAAGTTGCAGCACATCTGGACGATAAGCGCCGGCAAGCTTTGTTTGATGAGATACTTGGCCTTGGTGCCCAAGCCTGGATGACTGGAACCGATCGTTCGCTATTTGAGCCATTAGAGGGCCGAGCTCAATTTTTTGAAGTAAAGGACGCTGCCCTTCGGCGCGTATCTTAG
- the mutM gene encoding bifunctional DNA-formamidopyrimidine glycosylase/DNA-(apurinic or apyrimidinic site) lyase, translated as MPELPEVETVRRGLAPVLEGQRFTRVLQRRPDLRFPFPENFPERLRGRKITSVDRRAKYLLVRLDDGQVLIGHLGMSGRMTIFKAGDVLPEPGPHDHVVFETDGGTTVVFTDPRRFGFMDLVRPGELDSHKMLAKLGPEPLSNAFNGPALAAALKGRNTPIKAALLDQRVVAGLGNIYVSEALFRSGLSPRRKARTVQGGRAEKLAGRVRDVLLEAIEAGGSSLRDHRQTSGELGYFQHSFAVYGRAGQACPGCDCDMAKTGGIKQIVQSGRSTFYCAQRQR; from the coding sequence ATGCCTGAATTACCTGAAGTCGAAACTGTTCGTAGAGGCTTGGCCCCTGTTCTTGAAGGCCAGCGGTTCACCCGCGTTCTGCAGCGTCGCCCGGATTTACGATTTCCATTTCCTGAAAACTTTCCCGAACGCTTGAGGGGCCGCAAGATAACGTCTGTCGATCGACGGGCGAAATATCTGCTGGTGCGCTTGGATGATGGGCAGGTATTGATCGGGCATTTGGGCATGTCGGGCCGGATGACGATTTTCAAGGCAGGCGATGTCCTTCCCGAGCCTGGCCCCCACGATCATGTGGTATTTGAAACAGATGGCGGGACGACGGTGGTCTTTACCGATCCGCGCCGGTTTGGGTTTATGGATTTGGTCCGGCCCGGGGAACTCGACAGCCATAAAATGTTGGCCAAGCTTGGACCGGAACCTTTGTCCAATGCTTTCAACGGCCCTGCATTGGCGGCAGCACTTAAGGGCCGCAACACGCCGATCAAGGCCGCCCTATTGGATCAGCGGGTGGTCGCAGGGCTCGGTAATATATATGTCTCAGAAGCCCTGTTTCGGTCGGGTCTTTCGCCGCGTCGCAAAGCTCGGACAGTACAAGGCGGTCGGGCCGAGAAATTAGCAGGCAGGGTCCGCGATGTGCTTTTGGAAGCCATTGAAGCAGGCGGTTCATCCTTGCGCGATCATCGTCAGACCTCTGGCGAGTTGGGTTACTTTCAGCACAGCTTTGCCGTCTATGGCCGGGCCGGGCAGGCGTGTCCCGGCTGCGACTGCGATATGGCGAAAACAGGCGGTATAAAACAAATCGTTCAATCCGGCCGATCCACTTTTTATTGTGCGCAGCGGCAGCGGTGA
- the ubiB gene encoding 2-polyprenylphenol 6-hydroxylase: protein MASNFRNARRLLKIARILARHDALFLLEKLEVAPAVVTAARLISRKRVKGRPGQRLAKALQEAGPSFIKLGQALSTRSDLLGEELTGDLSDLQDSLPPFSGAEARAAIEAEFGKPVDALFSKFDDKAIAAASIAQVHFAVTTDGRDVAVKVLRPEIESAFQADLDLFTWVAGLIEKTRPDLRRLKPIESIKTVADTVAMEMDLRFEAAAAAELGENFKDDESFNVPAVDWTLTGRRVLTTERMGGIPMDDRDAVLKAGLDPEDVVRKASRAFFMQVFRDGFFHADLHPGNLFVDDNGNIAAVDFGIMGRMDRRTRRFLGEMLLGFLTRDYARAARVHFDAGWVPADQSVDLFTQACRSIAEPILDRPQNEISIARLLGQLFGITETFQMEAQPQLLLLQKTMLVAEGTARRLCPDANMWLLIRPLVEEWMAKTLAPENLVAEAFDEATSTLRRLPTIIEGLEKSVIQVTQGGLKLHPDTVRAMAGRKGPGTPLPLWVIAGFLAALLFVLT from the coding sequence ATGGCGTCAAACTTTCGGAACGCACGACGCCTGCTGAAGATCGCTCGAATACTCGCCCGCCATGACGCTTTGTTTTTGCTGGAGAAGTTAGAGGTTGCCCCCGCCGTCGTCACGGCGGCCCGGCTCATATCCAGAAAACGCGTCAAAGGCCGCCCGGGTCAGCGCCTTGCCAAGGCACTACAGGAGGCCGGGCCTAGCTTTATCAAACTGGGCCAAGCCCTTTCGACCCGTTCAGATCTACTGGGCGAAGAACTAACGGGTGATCTGTCTGATCTTCAGGACAGCCTGCCGCCTTTCAGTGGCGCCGAAGCCCGCGCCGCGATCGAAGCGGAATTCGGCAAACCCGTGGACGCGTTGTTTTCCAAATTTGATGACAAAGCCATCGCCGCCGCTTCCATCGCCCAAGTTCATTTTGCGGTTACCACTGATGGCCGCGACGTCGCCGTCAAAGTTCTACGCCCTGAAATCGAAAGCGCGTTTCAGGCCGATCTTGACCTCTTCACGTGGGTTGCGGGGCTGATTGAGAAAACCCGGCCCGATTTGCGCCGCTTGAAACCAATCGAGTCTATAAAGACCGTGGCCGACACGGTGGCTATGGAAATGGACCTGCGGTTTGAAGCGGCTGCGGCCGCAGAACTGGGGGAGAATTTTAAAGACGATGAGTCTTTTAATGTCCCCGCCGTGGATTGGACCCTCACCGGTCGTCGGGTGCTGACCACCGAGCGCATGGGGGGCATCCCCATGGATGACCGGGACGCCGTCCTAAAAGCAGGGTTAGACCCGGAAGACGTCGTTCGAAAAGCCTCCCGAGCCTTTTTCATGCAAGTCTTCCGTGATGGCTTCTTCCATGCAGACCTGCATCCCGGAAATTTATTCGTCGATGATAATGGCAATATCGCCGCCGTCGACTTCGGCATCATGGGCCGCATGGACCGACGCACCCGGCGGTTTCTAGGCGAGATGTTGCTAGGATTCCTCACCCGTGATTATGCGCGGGCGGCACGGGTTCACTTCGATGCTGGCTGGGTCCCTGCCGATCAATCTGTTGATTTATTCACCCAAGCGTGTCGATCCATTGCTGAGCCCATCTTGGATCGCCCACAAAACGAGATTTCAATCGCTCGACTTTTGGGACAATTATTCGGCATTACCGAAACGTTTCAAATGGAAGCCCAGCCGCAACTGCTTTTGCTACAAAAAACCATGCTGGTCGCCGAAGGTACTGCGCGTCGTTTGTGCCCAGATGCAAACATGTGGCTTCTGATCCGACCCTTAGTCGAGGAATGGATGGCCAAGACCCTCGCACCCGAAAATCTAGTGGCCGAGGCTTTCGATGAAGCCACCAGCACCCTCCGTCGACTGCCCACCATCATCGAAGGCTTGGAGAAAAGCGTTATCCAAGTCACACAAGGCGGCCTGAAACTTCACCCCGATACAGTTCGTGCCATGGCCGGACGCAAAGGGCCGGGCACGCCCCTGCCACTCTGGGTGATTGCTGGTTTTTTAGCAGCGTTGCTTTTCGTCTTAACCTAG
- the ubiE gene encoding bifunctional demethylmenaquinone methyltransferase/2-methoxy-6-polyprenyl-1,4-benzoquinol methylase UbiE — MSNSEKISDEPGTTHFGFRSVAEDEKESLVRGVFDSVAPKYDIMNDLMSLGAHRLWKSAFLDWLAPRSGMTLLDVGGGTGDIAFGFLGRGGSSVRVVDINKEMLACGRDRAIDKGILDGISWTCGDAEKLPVEDSSVDAFTIAFCIRNVTHIENALSEARRVLKPGGRFMCLEFSRVAWPVLDKIYDTYSFQMLPALGKWVAGDAEAYQYLAESIRRFPDQDTFAEMITDAGLDQVKYRNLSGGIVAIHSAWRI, encoded by the coding sequence ATGTCGAATTCAGAAAAAATTTCGGACGAGCCTGGCACGACCCATTTCGGCTTCCGCTCCGTCGCAGAAGATGAAAAAGAATCTCTGGTCCGGGGCGTCTTTGACAGTGTCGCGCCTAAGTATGACATCATGAACGACCTGATGAGCCTAGGTGCCCATCGGTTGTGGAAGTCGGCGTTCCTGGATTGGCTGGCACCGCGCTCTGGCATGACGCTTCTGGATGTCGGCGGCGGCACCGGTGATATTGCGTTCGGATTTTTGGGACGAGGTGGCAGCAGTGTCCGGGTTGTCGACATTAATAAAGAGATGCTCGCCTGTGGCCGAGACCGCGCGATTGATAAGGGCATCTTGGACGGCATCAGTTGGACTTGTGGCGATGCCGAGAAACTACCGGTCGAGGACAGCTCCGTCGATGCCTTCACCATCGCTTTCTGCATCCGTAACGTCACGCATATAGAGAACGCCCTAAGCGAAGCCCGACGCGTCTTAAAACCCGGCGGACGGTTTATGTGCCTGGAATTCAGTCGGGTCGCATGGCCGGTGCTGGATAAAATTTATGATACCTATTCGTTTCAGATGCTGCCTGCACTTGGAAAGTGGGTCGCGGGCGATGCCGAAGCCTACCAATATTTAGCCGAAAGCATCCGCCGCTTTCCCGACCAGGATACGTTTGCTGAGATGATCACGGACGCGGGCCTGGATCAGGTCAAATACCGCAACCTCTCTGGCGGCATTGTCGCCATCCATTCGGCGTGGCGGATCTGA
- the rpsT gene encoding 30S ribosomal protein S20, translating to MAHHASAKKRIRQTLKRTEVNNTRRGRIRSFIRKVEEAIESGDQAQAQTAFREMQPELMRGAQKGILHRNTASRKLSRLSVRIKAMAA from the coding sequence ATGGCGCATCACGCATCGGCAAAAAAACGTATTCGGCAAACCCTGAAGCGTACAGAAGTTAATAACACGCGCAGAGGCCGCATCCGGTCCTTCATCCGGAAAGTAGAAGAAGCAATTGAGTCTGGCGATCAGGCTCAAGCACAGACCGCATTTCGTGAAATGCAGCCCGAACTTATGCGCGGTGCCCAGAAAGGCATCCTCCATCGCAACACGGCGTCGCGGAAACTTTCCAGATTGTCCGTAAGAATCAAGGCGATGGCAGCCTAA
- a CDS encoding Rrf2 family transcriptional regulator has protein sequence MLRLSKKMLFAIEAVLDIAYHSASEPVQSHQITKRQGIPRRYLEQALQHLVRDNILVGVRGPRGGYRLARERRRISVADIVRVVQVMEKNENKDDELLESDLGRKVVQPLWLELQVEMTARLENLSIDDLCTRAKDEGVVSEGQRNLDFII, from the coding sequence ATGCTACGACTGTCGAAAAAAATGTTGTTTGCGATCGAGGCTGTGCTGGATATCGCCTATCATTCAGCGAGTGAACCGGTCCAAAGCCATCAGATTACCAAACGCCAAGGCATTCCCCGGCGCTATTTGGAACAAGCTCTACAGCATTTGGTGCGGGATAATATTTTAGTCGGTGTCCGTGGCCCGCGAGGCGGGTATCGGCTCGCCCGCGAACGCCGCCGAATTTCCGTTGCCGATATCGTTCGCGTGGTCCAGGTGATGGAAAAAAATGAGAACAAGGACGACGAGTTGCTTGAATCAGATTTGGGCCGGAAGGTTGTCCAACCCTTATGGTTAGAACTTCAGGTCGAAATGACGGCACGTCTGGAAAATTTGAGCATCGACGATCTTTGTACCCGCGCTAAGGACGAGGGCGTTGTGAGCGAGGGCCAACGCAATCTTGATTTCATCATTTAA
- a CDS encoding DNA polymerase III subunit beta, which produces MKLTIERAALLRSLGHVQSVVERRTTIPILSNVKLEAADGRLNLSATDMDLDIVGSVEAEVANPGALTAPALTLYEIIRRLPDGSQVEIDSDGMDGQLALRSGRSNFTLACLPVEDFPAIDGANLPHAFKLSAGDLRVLIDRTQFAISTEETRYYLNGIYLHPAERDGVDVMRAVATDGHRLASAEVPLPEGAAGMPGVIVPRKTVTEIRKLIDESGDEIDIALSDTKIRFAFDDAVMTSKLIDGTFPEYERVIPSNNDKELEVDRKSFAAAVDRVSAISNEKSRAIKLELKNDVLILSASSPDSGSAIEEVEVNYRGEGLEIGFNSRYLLDITKQIEGDNARLSLADAASPTIVREVDDESALYVLMPMRV; this is translated from the coding sequence ATGAAATTGACCATCGAACGAGCGGCCCTCCTGCGGTCGCTGGGGCATGTGCAGAGCGTTGTTGAGCGCCGCACAACGATCCCAATTCTCTCTAACGTCAAGCTTGAAGCAGCGGACGGTCGCTTGAACCTGAGCGCAACCGACATGGACTTGGACATCGTCGGCTCGGTAGAGGCCGAAGTTGCAAACCCAGGGGCACTTACCGCACCGGCGCTGACGTTATATGAAATTATCCGGCGCCTGCCGGATGGTTCACAAGTGGAAATAGACAGTGACGGCATGGACGGCCAATTGGCGCTCCGTTCCGGACGGTCAAATTTCACCCTAGCGTGTTTGCCGGTAGAAGACTTCCCGGCCATTGATGGCGCCAATCTGCCGCATGCTTTTAAGTTATCGGCAGGCGACCTTCGGGTTCTCATCGACCGCACCCAGTTTGCGATCTCCACTGAGGAAACGCGCTATTACCTAAATGGAATTTATTTACATCCGGCAGAGCGCGATGGCGTAGATGTAATGCGCGCCGTTGCGACCGACGGCCATAGACTGGCGAGTGCAGAAGTGCCTTTGCCGGAAGGTGCCGCCGGAATGCCGGGCGTGATTGTTCCGCGTAAAACGGTAACAGAAATTCGCAAGTTGATTGATGAATCAGGCGATGAGATCGATATCGCTCTTTCTGATACGAAAATTCGTTTTGCGTTCGACGATGCGGTAATGACGTCGAAGTTGATCGACGGAACTTTTCCAGAATACGAAAGGGTTATTCCCTCCAATAACGACAAGGAATTGGAAGTCGATCGTAAATCGTTTGCGGCGGCAGTTGATCGTGTATCAGCTATTTCCAATGAAAAATCCCGCGCCATCAAGCTGGAACTGAAGAACGATGTTCTAATCCTATCCGCCAGCAGCCCTGACTCCGGCAGTGCCATCGAAGAAGTCGAAGTAAACTACCGCGGCGAAGGTTTGGAAATTGGATTTAATTCGCGCTACTTGCTAGACATCACTAAGCAAATTGAAGGTGATAATGCTCGTTTGTCATTAGCTGACGCCGCTTCGCCGACAATCGTGCGAGAGGTGGACGATGAAAGCGCGCTTTATGTGCTCATGCCCATGAGGGTTTAA